In a genomic window of Physeter macrocephalus isolate SW-GA chromosome 14, ASM283717v5, whole genome shotgun sequence:
- the HSPA12B gene encoding heat shock 70 kDa protein 12B — translation MLAVPEMGLQGLYGGSSPERSPVPSPPGSPRTQESCGIAPLTPSQSPKPEARAPQQALFSVVVAIDFGTTSSGYAFSFASDPEAIHMMRKWEGGDPGVAHQKTPTCLLLTPEGAFHSFGYTARDYYHDLDPEEARDWLYFEKFKMKIHSATDLTLKTQLEAVNGKKMPALEVFAHALRFFKEHALQELREQCPSLPEKDTVRWVLTVPAIWKQPAKQFMREAAYLAGLVSREDAEQLLIALEPEAASVYCRKLRLHQLVDLSSRAPGSGRLGERRSIDSSFRQAREQLRRSRHSRTFLVESGVGELWAEMQAGDRYVVADCGGGTVDLTVHQLEQPHGTLKELYKASGGPCGAVGVDLAFEQLLGRIFGEDFIATFKRQRPAAWVDLTIAFEARKRTAGPHRAGALNISLPFSFIDFYRKQRGHNVETALRRSSVNFVKWSSQGMLRMSCEAMNDLFQPTVSGIIQHIEALLARPEVQGVKLLFLVGGFAESAVLQHAVQAALGARGLRVVVPHDVGLTILKGAVLFGQAPGVVRVRRSPLTYGVGVLNRFVAGRHPPDKLLVRDGRRWCTDVFERFVAAEQSVALGEEVLRSYCPARPGQRRVLINLYCCAAEDARFITDPGVRKCGALSLELEPAEGGPHATGAPPSRREIRTAMQFGDTEIKVTAVDVSTNRSVRAAIDFLSN, via the exons ATGCTGGCTGTCCCGGAGATGGGCCTGCAGGGGCTGTACGGCG GCTCCAGCCCAGAGCGGTCTCCAGTGCCCAGCCCACCCGGCTCCCCAAGGACCCAGGAAAGCTGTGGCATTGCCCCCCTCACACCCTCACAGTCTCCA AAGCCTGAGGCCCGAGCCCCCCAGCAGGCCCTCTTCTCCGTGGTAGTGGCCATCGACTTCGGCACCACATCCAGTGGCTATGCCTTCAGCTTTGCCAGTGACCCTGAGGCCATCCACATGATGAG GAAATGGGAGGGCGGGGACCCAGGTGTGGCCCACCAGAAGACCCCCACCTGCCTGCTGCTGACCCCAGAGGGTGCCTTTCACAGTTTTGGCTATACAGCCCGTGATTACTACCACGATCTGGACCCTGAGGAGGCTCGTGACTGGCTCTACTTTGAGAAGTTCAAGATGAAGATCCACAGTGCCACT GATCTCACCTTGAAGACCCAGCTAGAAGcggtaaatggaaagaaaatgcctGCCCTGGAGGTGTTCGCCCATGCCTTGCGCTTCTTCAAGGAGCATGCCCTTCAG GAGCTGAGGGAGCAGTGCCCATCGCTGCCAGAGAAGGACACTGTGCGCTGGGTGCTGACAGTGCCGGCCATCTGGAAACAGCCAGCTAAGCAGTTCATGCGAGAGGCTGCCTATTTG GCCGGACTGGTGTCGAgagaggatgcagagcaactgcTCATCGCCCTGGAGCCTGAGGCCGCCTCTGTCTACTGCCGCAAGCTGCGTCTGCACCAGCTCGTGGACCTGAGCAGCCGAGCTCCAGGCAGTGGGCGCCTGGGCGAGCGCCGCTCTATTGATTCCAGCTTCCGTCAGG CCCGAGAGCAGCTTCGAAGGTCCCGCCACAGCCGCACGTTCCTGGTGGAATCGGGTGTCGGAGAACTGTGGGCTGAGATGcaagcag GAGACCGCTACGTGGTGGCAGACTGCGGAGGAGGCACGGTGGACCTTACTGTGCACCAGTTGGAGCAGCCCCATGGCACCCTCAAGGAGCTCTACAAGGCATCTG GCGGCCCCTGTGGCGCGGTGGGCGTGGACCTGGCATTCGAGCAGCTGCTGGGCCGCATCTTCGGCGAGGACTTCATCGCCACCTTCAAAAGGCAACGCCCGGCAGCCTGGGTGGATCTGACTATAGCCTTCGAAGCCCGCAAACGCACCGCAGGCCCACACCGTGCGGGGGCGCTCAACATCTCGCTGCCCTTCTCGTTTATTGACTTCTACCGCAAGCAACGAGGCCACAACGTGGAGACAGCCCTGCGCAGGAGCAG TGTGAACTTCGTGAAGTGGTCCTCACAGGGGATGCTCAGGATGTCTTGTGAGGCCATGAACGACCTCTTTCAGCCCACGGTCAGCGGGATCATCCAGCACATAG AGGCGCTGCTGGCGCGCCCCGAGGTGCAGGGCGTGAAGCTGCTGTTCCTGGTGGGCGGCTTCGCAGAGTCGGCCGTGCTGCAGCACGCGGTGCAGGCAGCACTGGGTGCCCGCGGCCTCCGCGTGGTGGTTCCGCACGACGTGGGCCTCACCATCCTAAAGGGCGCGGTGCTCTTCGGGCAGGCTCCGGGCGTGGTTCGGGTGCGCCGCTCGCCGCTCACCTACGGCGTGGGCGTGCTCAACCGCTTTGTGGCTGGGCGCCACCCGCCCGACAAGCTGCTGGTTCGTGACGGCCGCCGCTGGTGCACCGACGTGTTCGAGCGCTTCGTGGCCGCCGAGCAGTCGGTGGCCCTGGGCGAGGAGGTGCTGCGCAGCTACTGCCCGGCGCGCCCAGGCCAGCGGCGCGTGCTCATCAACCTGTACTGCTGCGCTGCCGAGGACGCGCGCTTCATCACCGACCCGGGCGTGCGCAAGTGCGGCGCGCTCAGTCTAGAGCTCGAGCCCGCCGAGGGAGGCCCCCATGCCACCGGCGCGCCCCCTAGCCGCCGCGAGATCCGCACTGCCATGCAGTTTGGCGACACCGAGATTAAGGTCACTGCCGTCGACGTCAGCACCAATCGCTCCGTGCGCGCCGCCATCGACTTTCTTTCCAATTGA